The Candidatus Mesenet endosymbiont of Agriotes lineatus region ATAAAGGTCTTATCTCTGGTGCAGTATAGCTTGACTTTTTGACATCAAATGGCAGATATCGTTTCCCTAAAGCAGTATCATAAAGATAAACCTTAACAATAGCCTCACCATTCTCATCAAGATAATCCCAAGAGGTTGTGGACTCAGCTTCATTAACTTTATGTTGCCGGTAATAGCCAAGCCACTCACCAATGGATGCCATTACTTCATGGAACTCAGCCTTAACATCTTTCCTATGTGCAGCAGCCCAAAGATCTATGATATCCCCTCCTTCTCCAGTGGCAAAATCGTTCCATAAACCTGCTTTATTGCCTGTCAGTTCTATTCTTAAACTCTTTCCTTTACTACCTTGCAGATTACCAATACGATATTCGTTGCCATGAAAAGTGCCATTACGGAAGAGGTAAGAAAGACAAGATCTTATATTAAGTAAAAGCTGAGTTTTTAACTCTTCCTTCTCTAATAGTGGCTTATAATGTCCATTCTTTGATAAGTTGTTTAAATCACATGTGATATCCATAATTTTCCGTTAATAGATCCCTTATCAATAATGAATCAAGAAATCACACGAATTTGTTCACTTATAGCTCAAAATTTTTTGACTATTAAAACCTTTGATGAATTAAATGTTGAAATAATGTAACTTTTTCTGAACATTTTGATGAATTTTCTTGATATATATAGTAGAGGGATACGAAACTCCATTATTTTAATAGTAAGAAGGCTACATAATAAGATGATATATGAAAGATAAGCTCCCAGGTAATAATGAAATCTTGTTTTATGAAACAGACAATGGAAAGGTATGTATAGAGGTCAGATTTGAAAATGATAATCTATGGCTTACACAGAAACATATGGCTAAGCTATTTGGCTGTTCAAGTGATAATATTTCGTTGCACTTAAAGAATATTTATCTAAGTAAAGAATTAGATAAAAGCTCAACTACTGAGGAATTCTCGATAGTTCAAAAAGAAGGAGAAAGAGAAGTAAAACGTAATGTAGTATTTTACAATTTAGAAGCTGTTATATCAGTAGGCTATCGTGTTAATTCAGAGCGTGGCATAGCTTTTCGTACATGGGCAACTGATAAACTAAAGAATTACATTTTTAAAGGCTTTGCAATAGATAGTAATAGATTTAAGAATGGTACAAGATTTGATGCTAGATTCTTTGATGAGCTAGTAGAAGAAATAAGAGAAATTAGGGCTAGCGAGCGTATAGCTTACCAGAAAATTACAGATATTTATTCAACTTCAGTAGATTATTCAAGTTGTGCAATTGAAACAAAAGATTTCTTTGCTATAGTGCAAAACAAATTACATTTTGCCATTACTGGAAATACAGCAGCAGAAATAATCGCAAATAGAGCAAATAGAAACAAACCAAATATGGGCCTAACAAATTGGCGAAAAGCACCTAAAGAGAAAATCTTTCTCTCTGACACTCAGGTAGCAAAAAACTACTTAGATGAAAATGAAATTGCTCAATTGAATAAGATAGTGAATATGTATATAGACCATGCGGAATTTCAAGCTGCTCGAGGTAAAATAATGTATATGAAAGATTGGAAAGAAAAGCTTGACGCATTTTTAAAATTTAACGAGCAAGAGATATTAAAGGACCACGGTAAAGTTTCTCATGAGGTAGCAATTACCTTAGCTACAAAGGAGTATGAAGAATTCAGAAAAATACAAGATAAATCGTACAAGTCAGACTTCGATAAATTGGTGGAAGAAAAGAAAAATCTTAACAAAACTAACTCCAACTAATAAATCTATACCTAAAAATAAAATATGTCGATACTCACATTAGATTTAGGACAACAAACTGGTTGGGCAATTTTAGAAGGAGGAGTGATTGAAAGTGGTAGTAAGAGTTTTCATGTTAGTCGCTTTAGTGGTGGAGGAATGCAGTTTTTAAACTTTAGTAATTGGCTTAATTCTTTAAAACAGAAGTTTTCAAATATAAGTGTTGTCTATTTTGAAGAGGTAAGAAGACATCTTGGCACTGATGCTGCTCATATCTATGGAGGCTTCTTAGCCCATCTTACTGCTTGGTGTGAGCTTTGCCTTATCAAGGTGTTGCTGCAAAAAGCATTTTATCACAGTAATGCCAGTAAAAGTGCAGTGATTGCTGCAATAAAAAATAAAGGTTTTACCCCAAGTGATGACAACGAAGCTGATAGTTTAGCACTACTATTTTATGCTATGAATTTAAATAATAATATTAATAACTTAAGTAGTTTAGAAGCCTGTTAAGCGGGTCCTTGGCTACTGTGGCGGGTTTTGGGTAAAGGGACCCCGGAAGTTCTCTAGCGTTAGAATGTTTTAAGATATTAACTTTTTAAACCCATCTTTAAAATCAATAAAAATATGAATCTTAAAATCCATTATTATCCAGTTGAAAATCTCATTGAGTATGAGCGCAATCCCCGTAAAAACGACGTAGTGGTAAGTAAAATGTGTGCTGCTATTGCTGAGTTTGGCTTTCGTATACCTATTATTGCTAAAAGTGATGGTATGGTAATTGATGGTCATTTACGTCTTAAAGCTGCAAGAAAATTAGGATTAGAGACAGTTCCAGTGGTATTTGCTGATAATTTAAATGATGCTCAAACTAAAGCTTTTCGTCTTCTTGCTAATCAATCTGCTAATTGGGCTAAATGGGATAACGATCTTTTAGAGCTTGAATTTAAGGATTTAGAAGAGTTAAACTTTGATCTTAAACTCACTGGTTTTGAGTTAGATAAAGTACAAAAGTTTTTTGCTGATGAAAGTAATGAGGAGGAGGATTTTTCTCATTTAACTGATAATGAAGATAAACCAGTAGTAACAAAACCAGGGGATTTATGGATACTTGGTAATCATCGTATTTACTGTGGTGATAGTAGACTAGATAGTTCTTTTAAAGCTGTTTTAGATGAGCAAGTGGCAGATATTACCTTCTGTGATCCTCCATATAATGTTGCTTATGGTAATAGCCAAGAAAGAGATGATAGGAAAATATTAAATGATGATCAGGGTGAAAAATTTGAGTTATTTCTCTATGACATTTGTTCCCACATTTTAGCCTATACCAAAGGGGCAATTTATATCTGTACAGCATCAGCCGAACTTGCAACCCTGCAGAAGGCGTTTAAAGAAGCAGGAGGACATTGGTCAACGTTTATCATTTGGGCTAAAAATCACTTTACACTCGGGAGAGCTGATTATCAACGTCAGTATGAAGCAATACTCTATGGTTGGAAAGAAGGTAATGAACGTAGATGGTATGGAGGACGCAGTCAAAGTGATCTATGGTACTACGACAAACCTACCTGTAATACGCTGCATCCAACCATGAAACCTTTAGAGCTAATAGAAAAGGCGATAATAAACAGTAGCAATCCAGGAGATATCGTCCTTGATCCCTTTGCTGGCTCTGGTAGTACACTTATTGCTTGTGAACGTAGGGAAAGAATGTGCCGAACAAT contains the following coding sequences:
- a CDS encoding virulence RhuM family protein encodes the protein MKDKLPGNNEILFYETDNGKVCIEVRFENDNLWLTQKHMAKLFGCSSDNISLHLKNIYLSKELDKSSTTEEFSIVQKEGEREVKRNVVFYNLEAVISVGYRVNSERGIAFRTWATDKLKNYIFKGFAIDSNRFKNGTRFDARFFDELVEEIREIRASERIAYQKITDIYSTSVDYSSCAIETKDFFAIVQNKLHFAITGNTAAEIIANRANRNKPNMGLTNWRKAPKEKIFLSDTQVAKNYLDENEIAQLNKIVNMYIDHAEFQAARGKIMYMKDWKEKLDAFLKFNEQEILKDHGKVSHEVAITLATKEYEEFRKIQDKSYKSDFDKLVEEKKNLNKTNSN
- a CDS encoding Holliday junction resolvase produces the protein MSILTLDLGQQTGWAILEGGVIESGSKSFHVSRFSGGGMQFLNFSNWLNSLKQKFSNISVVYFEEVRRHLGTDAAHIYGGFLAHLTAWCELCLIKVLLQKAFYHSNASKSAVIAAIKNKGFTPSDDNEADSLALLFYAMNLNNNINNLSSLEAC
- a CDS encoding DNA modification methylase, translating into MNLKIHYYPVENLIEYERNPRKNDVVVSKMCAAIAEFGFRIPIIAKSDGMVIDGHLRLKAARKLGLETVPVVFADNLNDAQTKAFRLLANQSANWAKWDNDLLELEFKDLEELNFDLKLTGFELDKVQKFFADESNEEEDFSHLTDNEDKPVVTKPGDLWILGNHRIYCGDSRLDSSFKAVLDEQVADITFCDPPYNVAYGNSQERDDRKILNDDQGEKFELFLYDICSHILAYTKGAIYICTASAELATLQKAFKEAGGHWSTFIIWAKNHFTLGRADYQRQYEAILYGWKEGNERRWYGGRSQSDLWYYDKPTCNTLHPTMKPLELIEKAIINSSNPGDIVLDPFAGSGSTLIACERRERMCRTIELDPAYVDITIKRWQMYTGRAAILAASGKTFLQIQEQVLEKW